In the Pseudolabrys taiwanensis genome, one interval contains:
- a CDS encoding ABC transporter permease gives MTREGWIRLLIVAAAIAALEALCRTGLIHRTVLLAPSEMVVSLWHILQVGELNDDILSTLRNVLLSAAIASVLGFALGAVIHALPRVRHAVEPLLASYYAIPTFMFYPIFIVVFGVGTQAIIAIAVLLSIVAMITATLTGLDRIPPVLRKTARVFRMSPAKRAVMVDLPAAAPYLFTGVKLTFAYSLIGVIASEFILSGAGIGYAIAYAYNNFNNPRMYGLMLLVIIVAVAANTALDAVDRRLQARLRR, from the coding sequence ATGACGCGGGAGGGCTGGATACGGCTCCTGATCGTCGCCGCCGCCATCGCGGCGCTCGAAGCGCTGTGCCGCACCGGACTCATTCACCGCACCGTGCTGCTGGCGCCGTCCGAGATGGTCGTGAGCCTCTGGCACATCCTCCAGGTGGGCGAACTCAACGACGACATTCTGTCGACCTTGCGCAATGTGCTGTTGTCGGCGGCGATCGCCAGCGTCCTCGGCTTCGCCCTCGGCGCCGTCATTCATGCGCTGCCGCGCGTGCGCCATGCGGTCGAGCCGCTGCTGGCGAGCTATTACGCCATCCCGACCTTCATGTTCTATCCGATCTTCATCGTCGTGTTCGGCGTCGGCACGCAGGCCATCATCGCCATCGCCGTGCTGCTGTCGATCGTCGCCATGATCACCGCGACGCTCACCGGGCTCGACCGCATCCCCCCGGTGCTGCGCAAGACCGCACGCGTGTTCCGCATGAGCCCGGCGAAGCGCGCCGTCATGGTCGACCTGCCGGCGGCGGCGCCTTACCTATTCACCGGCGTGAAGCTGACCTTCGCCTATTCGCTGATCGGCGTCATCGCCTCCGAATTCATCCTCTCGGGCGCCGGCATCGGCTACGCCATCGCCTATGCCTACAACAACTTCAACAATCCGCGCATGTACGGCCTGATGCTGCTCGTCATCATCGTCGCCGTCGCCGCCAACACGGCGCTCGACGCCGTCGACCGGCGGCTGCAAGCGCGGCTGCGGCGCTGA
- a CDS encoding ABC transporter permease, with product MRKAGDFLILIVALLAVWQVLHMIAGDTTLTSPADTFAKLGALMRTGQFWANVAETGQAFALALVISIIGGVGIGTLLGLNRTSGTVSEPILISLYSLPKVTLYPLVLLCFGLGMSAKVAFGAMHGLIPVALFTMKAIMHIKPVYLRTARALRLSPGQVAATIALPAVLPEVMAGARLGFSLSLLGVLIGEMFASKRGLGFMINSAMGLGDIATIMAVAVFLSVFAVAANALLLVIDRAIPR from the coding sequence ATGCGCAAGGCCGGAGATTTCCTCATCCTGATCGTGGCGCTGCTTGCCGTCTGGCAGGTGCTTCACATGATCGCCGGCGACACCACGCTGACCTCGCCGGCCGACACCTTCGCAAAACTCGGCGCGCTCATGCGCACCGGACAGTTCTGGGCCAACGTCGCCGAAACGGGTCAAGCCTTCGCCCTTGCCCTCGTGATCTCGATTATCGGCGGCGTCGGCATCGGCACCCTGCTCGGCCTCAACCGCACGTCGGGCACGGTTTCCGAGCCGATCCTGATCTCGCTCTATTCGCTGCCGAAGGTGACGCTGTATCCGCTGGTGCTGCTCTGCTTCGGCCTTGGCATGTCGGCCAAGGTTGCCTTCGGCGCCATGCACGGCTTGATCCCGGTCGCGCTTTTCACCATGAAAGCGATCATGCACATCAAGCCGGTCTATCTGCGTACCGCGCGGGCGCTGCGCCTGTCGCCCGGCCAAGTGGCCGCGACCATTGCCTTGCCCGCTGTGCTGCCGGAGGTCATGGCGGGCGCGCGGCTCGGCTTTTCGCTCAGCCTCCTCGGCGTGCTCATCGGCGAGATGTTCGCCTCGAAACGCGGCTTGGGTTTCATGATCAACAGCGCTATGGGCCTGGGCGACATCGCCACGATCATGGCCGTGGCGGTATTCCTGTCGGTTTTCGCCGTTGCCGCCAATGCACTGCTGCTCGTCATCGACCGCGCGATCCCGCGCTAA
- a CDS encoding ABC transporter ATP-binding protein yields MPAPEVHARLTGVTRIYGAGTSGTKLHALGPVDLTLERGEFFSVVGPSGCGKSTLLDVLAGLAVPTDGTVEFEGKAIRGVPDGVGVVFQEDASFAWLTVRDNVAFGLRRAGVDAAEIARRVDYAIGFMGLRDFANAYPSQLSGGMRQRVCIARTLVLQPRLILLDEPFGALDQQTRLLMGDELLRLWRETGATVLLITHALDEAAMLSDRVGVMSARPGVFIDFVATGWPRERDSRIVSDAHFGAITARLWEKLRAESLKSLGSAP; encoded by the coding sequence ATGCCAGCTCCGGAAGTTCACGCGCGGCTGACGGGCGTCACGCGCATTTACGGTGCCGGCACGTCCGGCACCAAGCTGCATGCGCTCGGTCCGGTCGATCTCACGCTCGAACGGGGCGAGTTCTTCTCCGTGGTCGGCCCATCCGGCTGCGGCAAGTCGACCTTGCTCGATGTACTCGCTGGCCTTGCCGTCCCAACGGACGGCACGGTTGAGTTCGAGGGCAAGGCGATCCGCGGCGTGCCCGACGGCGTTGGCGTCGTCTTCCAGGAAGACGCCTCCTTCGCCTGGCTCACCGTGCGCGATAACGTCGCGTTCGGTTTGCGCCGCGCCGGCGTTGACGCCGCCGAGATTGCCCGGCGTGTCGACTACGCCATCGGCTTCATGGGGCTGCGCGATTTCGCCAATGCCTACCCCTCGCAGCTGTCCGGCGGCATGCGCCAGCGCGTCTGCATCGCCCGCACCCTGGTGCTACAGCCGCGGCTGATCCTGCTCGACGAGCCGTTCGGCGCGCTCGACCAGCAGACCCGGCTCCTCATGGGCGACGAATTGCTCCGCCTCTGGCGCGAAACCGGCGCGACGGTGCTGCTGATCACCCACGCGCTCGACGAGGCGGCGATGCTGTCCGACCGCGTCGGCGTGATGTCGGCCCGCCCCGGCGTCTTCATCGACTTTGTCGCCACCGGCTGGCCGCGCGAGCGCGACAGCCGCATCGTCTCGGATGCCCATTTCGGCGCCATCACGGCACGCCTCTGGGAAAAACTGCGGGCGGAATCGCTCAAAAGTCTCGGGTCGGCGCCATGA